The sequence below is a genomic window from Xiphophorus maculatus strain JP 163 A chromosome 10, X_maculatus-5.0-male, whole genome shotgun sequence.
ccccccctgcTGGTCGCAAtcattgttttagttttgtttatatacttttgtaatatttaaattaatgcagaaaaaatgtttttggagaaCAAAGAAACATTGAAACTCTTTTGCTTTGGGTTAATTTGGATCTGAATGAGTTTTGACCTGCTTTTAAGGGtttattccattttttaaatgagagattttgttctagtttcttgtgcaaatatctgtacatttgaaataagacaaaactaactttcagcAAGACATTGGAGTTTGATatcagtcaataattccttttatattgatgaaaaggttctagttccactggcacaacaaaacatttttacccaTGTTAGTTActttaagtcagttttgtcttatttcaggtacactaagatatttgcactagaaactagaacaaaacttggtaaaatttgtggaggttattttgtttttttgcaatgtggcacaaatatttgatacttttttagtttgatttacaGAATCAATATTAGCAACTCTCAGTAGACTGAGCTGTTTTCCTTCTATGCAACTACATAGGAGTAATAACATTTCCTTCCAGAAGTGTTTGTGAACAAAATGCCAAACATCACCCTGACTTTACTAAGTGTAAAGCATAATATAGTTAATTTCTGTTAGTAATTCAGTTGAACAAAGTGGtatatttcatgtatttatcaTCATAGAAATTAGAATGTTGCACAAGAACAataaagaggtttttttttgtccaagtgtatgaataaaaagttgagtggaaggaaaaggtgcACAAGCATAAGGGAGGATTCTGATGAAGTTTCGGCTCAattctttgtgattttttatttatttaaaaattaaaaacaaagtatctTTCATTGAAATGCATCAAAGTTGtgggcaaaatgtgaaaacgtgaTTGTAAAAGCAGTGACGGGCGGCAGCAGGTGATTTTTCTTTAAGCGGTCCGCAGCTTGCGGTGTGACTGGGGTCCGTGTACCCGGCTGGGATTGGCTGGCAGCAGAGGAGTGGGTGTTCAGCTCCGCTGCGTGCCTCCAGGCCTGCAGAAAGAAGATCCGCAGCAGCTCTGCCTGTTTGTCCGCAGATTCCTATAAACCCAACAGACTCCGGTCGCTGTTGCGAAAAGACCCTCCACCATGTCCATGTTCTCGGTCGTCCGGAAGCAGATGAAGAGTCACCCCTCTGTAAGTCTCAAAtgctgtaatttaatttatttatgttttctcctGTGCTTATTATCCTTATTTGACATTGAAACGTGCGCGCGGAGGGGGAGGCGCGTTCCAGATTGCTGAAATATTCCAAACAAAAGGGCGATCACTTATTAAAtactatataaaataaaataaaaatctatccACATTAATGGGATCTGAACGCAACGTTTGGGAGGTTTTTCCTTCCAATAACCTTAAATCCTAAAAATTTGACCTAAATGGcttatttttttacaccaacaaatgaaaaaagaatGGATGATTAAAACACGAACGCACCTAATTTGGGTTAATTTCTTTAGTAGAAACAAATGGATTGCCCTGGTTTTTCTTGCGGTTTCCCTTTCACCTGCTGGGATTTGCTGCACTTTACACTCAGGAGCCACATCTGGCCGAACCCAGCCGGAAAAGATCCAGATGAGGGGATTAATACCGCGGCCATGCATGGTGGTCGCCAAAGCACGTCTGATATCCATATAGGCCTGACTGACTGAAGTCTATTTTTCCAAGGACGCCGGGGTGAAACAGTCTGCTTTACGGCAGAGACCATATAAATAGGCCACTGGTATGTTTATGTCCTGTGCTGGTCGGTGACTCACCCATTTGCCAGTTTGTTTAGCTGGTTGGGGCATTTTGTCGTGAAGAGTTTGATTATCACACCAAATCTCCAATCTGGAAATAAAATTCAATCGACTTCAGAAgaataaaacccccaaaattaATGGATAAATGATTTCAAAACCCCGTATCCCATCCATTTCAActgattaatatattttgttgtcGTGAAACTTTTGATATACTTTCAATATTCAATCTTTTTGGATTCACGCAGTGAATGTCGTcaacccaaaaataaaactcagccCTCAATTTGCATTACTTAGCTAAACGGCGACATTAGCTGCGTTTCGGTTGACCTTAAAATTGCGCATATttaattacgaaaataaattatctttatttaacGCTATTTCGAAAATTTGCGTCTTTCGGAGAaaaagtgaatgttttttttttcataaaaaaaacgcGGTTTTCCGGCTGAATCGAAAGAAATGTCTTTTCCCCCACgtcacacgagtcatgtgatcaacaactggatgttgctactggcggAAATGACGAAGACTACAGGAAGTGGTAGAAGGATGATTGCCAGcaagttttaaaatgactttcagCTTGATCaaacttattttaactgtattatttatttaatagaaacactgcACTTGCAAAatggtgttgttgttgttttacattagCTGAATATCagcaaagttttgtgcacatttgtaataaaaacagcGTATGACAGGGGAGCGactacatactttctgaggtgttTGAGAAGAAATGAGGTAGCACCACTACACACCTGTAACTACAACACACAGTAGCAAGACAAAAGTAAAGTGTCATTTTATTAGTAACATAAACTAACCTGAATACTTACAAGCCTCGTCTCGatactgaaataattgtcatCAATCTTGTCATCAAACaggattcaaataaaataaaataaagtaaaggcAGTCACACTCACATGCATTCTACAAAGGATAGTTTTTCCACCATCATTTGGCGCCCTCTTTAGCATAGCACCCATATGCGCCGCCTATAGTGCATActcacttttttgttgtttttgatggaGCAGAAATCACTTATATTCATAGTTTATCTGTACTAAGAAAAAAGTTTGCCTTTTTTCCAGAGAAAGCATCCAGGGATggataaaatattgtaaaaactTTGTTGGATgaaatcaaacatattttggGCTGAAATTGCCACTGGCAGCGTTGGGTTGCCGGTTTGAATCCCTGATCCTTTCAGCTTCAGTCTCTttgtaaatgtataaattacTAAATGTAGACTAAAGCGCTATGGAGTCCTCTGACTTGGTAAGGCATTATACAAGTAAAAGCCATTTACCATTTCTActattttacagtaaaacatggtggggGTGGTATTATGATCTGGGATTgtcaatgtttattttagtttaattgtaCAGGttgtatgtaatatttttacatcacatAAAGACTATATATGTGAAATAACAGGGGTTTATgttattatttcttattcaaTGTAATAAGGCTttattatcaatcaatcaatcaatcaatcaatcaaactttatttgtatagcacatttcagcagcaaggcatttcaaagtgctttacatcattacaaacacagaaacacaaagcaatatagaatcaataattaaaacacagcattaagtcaagttccatcaataaatttgtaattgattacatttcaaatacaattctaaacaggtgggtttttagtcgagatttaaaagaagtcagtgtttcagctgttttacagttttctggaagtttgttccaaatttgtggtgcatagatgctgaaagctgcttctcctcgtttggttctggttctggggatgcagagcagaaccagaaccagaacctgagaggtctggagggttgatacaataacagcagatctttaatgtattgtggtgctaagccgttcagtgatttataaactaacaacagtattttaaagtctattctttgagctacagggagccagtggagggactttaaaactggtgttatgtgctctatcttcctggttttagtgagaacgccagcagcagcattctggatcagttgcagctgtttgattgatttgttggacagacctgtgaagacgctgttgcaataatcaatacgactgaagatgaacgcatggacgagtttctctagatttttctgagacattagtcctttaatcctggaaatgttcttcaggtgatagaaggccgactttgtaactgtctttatgtggctctggaggttcaggtcagagtccatcactactcccaggtttcgggctgatcgctggtttttagttgtaataactgaagctgtgcattgactctagatctataactctagatctataactctagatcgttcctctttaggtccaaaaataataacttcagttttgtttctgttcagctggagaaagttttggcacatccacacttttatctgttctaagcatctgtgcAGTGATTGGACGGGCTCTGATGATAATACCATATtatctgtttatgttttgacacaataaatgcttgttttctacagctgatCCCCCTCTTCATCTTCATCGGTGGTGGAGCGACGATGAGCATGTTGTACTTGGCCAGACTGGCCCTGAAGAATCCGGATGTCTCGTAAGTatctctgcactgcaaaaacttaccaagtatttttagtttagtttcttaTGCAAATACCTTAGTACACTTAGTACACGATATGTAGGcttgctttaaataaatatttctttaacatTGATGACACAGTACTagatccactggcagattatttaatgtataacaagatattttcccaaGTTATTAGTTGAAgtatctgccagtggaactagaactttttcatcaacattaaataattatttacttaaaacaagctgctatatcttcctgaaaagttacttgtaagttagttttgtcttatttcaagagacTAGACAAAagttcttggtaagattttgtgtttttgcagtgtaacacGATATATAGTGTGATTTTAAGATCTTTTGGTTTTGTAAATCATCATATTTTAACCTCTGATATCTCCTACAATATGTCATCTTCAGGTGGGATCGCACAAACAACCCAGAGCCCTGGAACAAGCTGGGGCCCAATCAGCAGTACAAAGTaggacattaaaataaaacacatgctAGTTAATAGTTGTTATTTCTTCATATCAAGATGAAGCACAACTTGTGTTCTTATCATGCGTCAAAGTCCATGTTTCCTTCCTCACCCTGACTGTGTCCTTTCACGCCTCTTTTTCTCACTCTTCCAGTTTTTCAGCGTCAACACGGATTACTCCAAACTGAAGAAGGACCGGCCAGATTTCTAGGTCCTTTCACAACCGGGGTGCCGAGATTATGCACTGTTTTTGTTTCGCCAAAGTTCAAGTTGAATGTTGGTCATTTAACAGTTGATTGTCAGCAGGAGAGGAATCATAAACCTATACAAGTTTGAATAAAAGCAGGGTACCACCTGTTTTCTATTGatcaattctgttttttttgtcttttatgtgttgtaaattattaaagcaattaaaatgattaacCTCATTAGTATGTTAAGTTTAGTTATTCTCCAAGAGAAAACGTCACGGTCAGTTTGTTTTGCGCTTTGCTGGGAATAATTGTCTAAtctagattaaaaataaattctttccCGAAGCAAGTTTACTTGAAAACAGGCTTCTGGTGATGTCACAAAAGGCAACAGATCAGAGATATTTAGagtcttcttgttttttgtttacttgcatCCTTTTCACATTGAATAGGACagattttgtcattaaaaattcCCATCTAACCATTAAAGGGTAATAATATTGACATCACTTGGTTTTTACTTGACATGAAGGTTGAGTATTTAACCAGGCAGCTGTTTCTTCTCCAAGTTAAAATGTCACTGCTTCTGCTTTCGCactaatatttacatttcagcagTGAGCTGCACTAAAGCATTGCCAGCCCAGTGGAAGCTGTGACTTTTAAAGCAAACTTTGACCCGTCAGAAGCAGAGGATTTCTATTACTAGTATAAAACATTATCAGTAGTAAACAGAAGACTGAACCCGCCTAGAAGACTTGCAGGAGTTGGGAAATATCACTCGAAATTGGAGCACGGAGCAACTGGAAGTGAAGCAAGATGTGACTGTGTTGTACGAAAAACAAACTATGAGACAGAGCTTCATCTCCTATCTGTGGgaaaatgcatgaaaatgtACCTCTACTGAAAAAGAGCAGGgttgcaaagaaagaaagcaaaaaaaaaaaaaacaacaaaaaaacaaaaaacacggTACTTGAGTTCAAATAGAGCCCTGGCTATTTTGTCATATCAGGCAAAATTTCTTTGCAAAGATCCTGAGAactaatttcattattttatatttttatatacatatattataaaaatatatattttacatgacaaatggccacaataattataaatagtgcaatacaaatacaattaaaaacaaacaagttcaATTAAATTACATTGAACAGTATGTTGCAGGTCtaataacaaattttaatgAGGAATAATTGAAAAGTGTAGTCAcattagaatatatttttgcCATGACGAATatgcaagagaaaaacaaaaagctacatTTGTCAGTTCGATGTAAAGCCGCTAGAGGGCAGCAACACAGCAATCGAAGCACGCCACGTTGAAGAAGAAAGAAGGTAAAACTTTCTTATCGCGAGACTACACTCAAATATAGCGCGGGACCGTTggtaaaaacattcatgttgaaCCAGAAAACAGTTACAGCTTAGCGCATACGAATGTTATGGTAATTTAGAGTCGAGT
It includes:
- the ndufa4 gene encoding cytochrome c oxidase subunit NDUFA4, translating into MSMFSVVRKQMKSHPSLIPLFIFIGGGATMSMLYLARLALKNPDVSWDRTNNPEPWNKLGPNQQYKFFSVNTDYSKLKKDRPDF